From the genome of Callithrix jacchus isolate 240 chromosome 7, calJac240_pri, whole genome shotgun sequence, one region includes:
- the KCNA2 gene encoding potassium voltage-gated channel subfamily A member 2 — MTVATGDPADEAAALPGHPQDTYDPEADHECCERVVINISGLRFETQLKTLAQFPETLLGDPKKRMRYFDPLRNEYFFDRNRPSFDAILYYYQSGGRLRRPVNVPLDIFSEEIRFYELGEEAMEMFREDEGYIKEEERPLPENEFQRQVWLLFEYPESSGPARIIAIVSVMVILISIVSFCLETLPIFRDENEDMHGGGVTFHTYSNSTIGYQQSTSFTDPFFIVETLCIIWFSFEFLVRFFACPSKAGFFTNIMNIIDIVAIIPYFITLGTELAEKPEDAQQGQQAMSLAILRVIRLVRVFRIFKLSRHSKGLQILGQTLKASMRELGLLIFFLFIGVILFSSAVYFAEADERESQFPSIPDAFWWAVVSMTTVGYGDMVPTTIGGKIVGSLCAIAGVLTIALPVPVIVSNFNYFYHRETEGEEQAQYLQVTSCPKIPSSPDLKKSRSASTISKSDYMEIQEGVNNSNEDFREENLKTANCTLANTNYVNITKMLTDV, encoded by the coding sequence ATGACAGTGGCCACCGGAGACCCAGCAGATGAGGCTGCTGCCCTCCCTGGGCACCCACAGGACACCTATGACCCAGAGGCAGACCACGAGTGCTGTGAGAGGGTGGTGATCAACATCTCAGGGCTGCGGTTTGAGACCCAGCTAAAGACCTTAGCCCAGTTTCCAGAGACCCTCTTAGGGGACCCAAAGAAGCGAATGAGGTACTTTGACCCCCTCCGAAATGAGTACTTTTTTGATCGGAACCGTCCTAGCTTTGATGCCATTTTGTACTACTACCAGTCTGGGGGCCGACTGAGGCGACCTGTGAATGTGCCCTTAGATATATTCTCTGAAGAAATTCGGTTTTATGAGCTGGGAGAAGAAGCGATGGAGATGTTTCGGGAAGATGAAGGCTACATCAAGGAGGAAGAGCGTCCTCTGCCTGAAAATGAGTTTCAGAGACAAGTGTGGCTTCTCTTTGAATACCCAGAGAGCTCAGGGCCTGCCAGGATTATAGCTATTGTGTCTGTCATGGTGATTCTGATCTCAATCGTCAGCTTCTGTCTGGAAACATTGCCCATCTTCCGggatgagaatgaagacatgcATGGTGGCGGGGTGACCTTCCACACCTATTCCAACAGCACCATCGGGTACCAGCAGTCCACTTCCTTCACAGACCCTTTCTTCATTGTGGAGACTCTCTGCATCATCTGGTTCTCCTTTGAATTCTTGGTGCGGTTCTTTGCCTGTCCCAGCAAAGCCGGCTTCTTCACCAACATCATGAACATCATTGACATTGTGGCCATCATCCCCTACTTCATCACCCTGGGGACAGAGTTGGCTGAGAAGCCAGAGGACGCTCAGCAAGGCCAGCAGGCCATGTCACTGGCCATTCTCCGTGTCATCCGGTTGGTaagagtctttaggattttcaaGTTGTCCAGACACTCCAAAGGTCTCCAGATTCTAGGTCAGACCCTCAAAGCCAGCATGAGAGAATTGGGCCTCCTGATATTCTTCCTTTTCATAGGGGTCATCCTTTTCTCTAGTGCTGTCTACTTTGCAGAGGCCGATGAGCGAGAGTCCCAGTTCCCCAGCATCCCAGATGCCTTCTGGTGGGCAGTCGTCTCCATGACAACTGTAGGCTATGGAGACATGGTTCCGACTACCATTGGGGGGAAGATAGTGGGTTCCCTATGTGCAATTGCAGGTGTGTTAACTATTGCCTTACCGGTCCCTGTCATTGTGTCCAATTTCAACTACTTCTACCAccgggagacagagggagaggagcAAGCCCAATACTTGCAAGTGACAAGCTGTCCAAAGATCCCATCCTCCCCTGACCTAAAGAAAAGTAGAAGTGCCTCTACCATTAGTAAGTCTGATTACATGGAGATCCAGGAGGGGGTAAACAACAGTAATGAGGACTTTAGAGAGGAAAACTTGAAAACGGCCAACTGTACCTTGGCTAACACAAATTATGTGAATATTACCAAAATGCTAACTGATGTCTGA